A single Cucumis melo cultivar AY chromosome 4, USDA_Cmelo_AY_1.0, whole genome shotgun sequence DNA region contains:
- the LOC103503789 gene encoding probable E3 ubiquitin-protein ligase RZFP34 isoform X1, which produces MAEVATYSKPQPIGTEENQHMTCRGKEIRTVYTEQFDSLALPFEKSNDPQEVLEREYMQHGCAHYRRRCRIRAPCCNEIFDCRHCHNEIKNSICVDQKERHEIPRHEVNQVICSLCGTEQEFYWFLIWQVRQDCINCGVCFGKYFCESCKLFDDDTSKKQYHCNGCGICRIGGRENFFHCHKCGCCYSILLKNSHPCVEGAMHHDCPVCFEYLFDSTNDVTVMPCGHTIHQNCLKEMRDHFQYACPLCSKSVCDMSKVWEKIDMEIAATPIPEPYQNKMVWILCNDCGTTSKVQYHVVAQKCLNCKSYNTRQTRG; this is translated from the exons ATGGCAGAGGTTGCAACTTACTCAAAGCCTCAACCAATTGGGACGGAAGAAAATCAACATATGACATGCAGAGGAAAGGAGATAAGAACTGTGTACACTGAGCAGTTTGATTCTCTGGCGTTGCCCTTTGAGAAATCAAATGACCCCCAGGAGGTGTTGGAGAGGGAATACATGCAACATGG ATGTGCACATTATAGGCGAAGGTGTCGTATCAGAGCTCCCTGTTGTAATGAAATATTTGATTGCCGTCATTGCCATAATGAAATAAAG AATAGTATTTGTGTTGATCAGAAAGAAAGACATGAGATCCCACGCCATGAAGTCAACCAG GTTATATGCTCACTCTGTGGTACAGAACAGGAG TTTTATTGGTTTCTGATTTGGCAGGTTCGCCAAGACTGTATCAACTGTGGTGTGTGTTTTGGAAAATATTTCTGCGAGAGTTGCAAGCTGTTTGATGACGAT ACCTCTAAGAAGCAGTATCACTGTAATGGCTGCGGAATTTGTAG AATTGGAGGGCGCGAGAACTTTTTCCACTGCCATAAGTGTG GTTGCTGCTATTCAATTCTTCTAAAAAATAGCCATCCTTGCGTTGAAGGGGCAATGCATCATGACTGTCCTGTTTGCTTTGAG TACCTATTCGATTCAACAAATGATGTTACAGTAATGCCATGTGGACACACCATCCATCAAAATTGCTTGAAGGAGATGAGAGATCACTTCCA ATATGCTTGCCCTCTTTGCTCCAAGTCCGTTTGTGATATGTCCAAGGTGTGGGAAAAAATTGACATGGAAATTGCAGCTACGCCCATTCCAGAGCCGTACCAAAACAAAATG GTCTGGATTCTTTGCAACGATTGTGGTACGACGTCGAAGGTGCAGTATCATGTTGTGGCTCAAAAGTGCTTGAATTGCAAGTCGTACAACACCAGACAGACCAGAGGCTAA
- the LOC103503789 gene encoding probable E3 ubiquitin-protein ligase RZFP34 isoform X2: protein MAEVATYSKPQPIGTEENQHMTCRGKEIRTVYTEQFDSLALPFEKSNDPQEVLEREYMQHGCAHYRRRCRIRAPCCNEIFDCRHCHNEIKNSICVDQKERHEIPRHEVNQVICSLCGTEQEVRQDCINCGVCFGKYFCESCKLFDDDTSKKQYHCNGCGICRIGGRENFFHCHKCGCCYSILLKNSHPCVEGAMHHDCPVCFEYLFDSTNDVTVMPCGHTIHQNCLKEMRDHFQYACPLCSKSVCDMSKVWEKIDMEIAATPIPEPYQNKMVWILCNDCGTTSKVQYHVVAQKCLNCKSYNTRQTRG, encoded by the exons ATGGCAGAGGTTGCAACTTACTCAAAGCCTCAACCAATTGGGACGGAAGAAAATCAACATATGACATGCAGAGGAAAGGAGATAAGAACTGTGTACACTGAGCAGTTTGATTCTCTGGCGTTGCCCTTTGAGAAATCAAATGACCCCCAGGAGGTGTTGGAGAGGGAATACATGCAACATGG ATGTGCACATTATAGGCGAAGGTGTCGTATCAGAGCTCCCTGTTGTAATGAAATATTTGATTGCCGTCATTGCCATAATGAAATAAAG AATAGTATTTGTGTTGATCAGAAAGAAAGACATGAGATCCCACGCCATGAAGTCAACCAG GTTATATGCTCACTCTGTGGTACAGAACAGGAG GTTCGCCAAGACTGTATCAACTGTGGTGTGTGTTTTGGAAAATATTTCTGCGAGAGTTGCAAGCTGTTTGATGACGAT ACCTCTAAGAAGCAGTATCACTGTAATGGCTGCGGAATTTGTAG AATTGGAGGGCGCGAGAACTTTTTCCACTGCCATAAGTGTG GTTGCTGCTATTCAATTCTTCTAAAAAATAGCCATCCTTGCGTTGAAGGGGCAATGCATCATGACTGTCCTGTTTGCTTTGAG TACCTATTCGATTCAACAAATGATGTTACAGTAATGCCATGTGGACACACCATCCATCAAAATTGCTTGAAGGAGATGAGAGATCACTTCCA ATATGCTTGCCCTCTTTGCTCCAAGTCCGTTTGTGATATGTCCAAGGTGTGGGAAAAAATTGACATGGAAATTGCAGCTACGCCCATTCCAGAGCCGTACCAAAACAAAATG GTCTGGATTCTTTGCAACGATTGTGGTACGACGTCGAAGGTGCAGTATCATGTTGTGGCTCAAAAGTGCTTGAATTGCAAGTCGTACAACACCAGACAGACCAGAGGCTAA
- the LOC103503790 gene encoding uncharacterized protein LOC103503790 translates to MPRTEDILKLQVQDPPCLEFSAAHIKWEKIEGGRQGGADIAVVPFSRVEDFVKGESSNPECPARFRIESRRKRTAGSVSKPRVDGYLEYILYWCSYGPEDYRVSEAGVRSSSIIKPASGKGSRPGRRHMMRGCLCHFTVKRLYARPHLALIIYNQRKHIDKSGAPCHGILDRDAVGTRAMYTQRISEELRQKIMSMLYVGIPIENIVQHHSEVVQGHGGPQNRDDFLSRIDVRNMERVIRNYSHELHINDDCSVKIWVQRHRKFIFFFQESSDCERFVLGIQTDWQLKQMLRYGHNGSVASHSTLGSKKLRFPLCSLLVFDSSQNTIPVAWIIASSFVDQDIRKWLGLLVERLHEKDPTWKIDTFLLDNPSFEVSTIREVFQCRVLLCIWHVRRSWVRNLLNKCPNLDVQREIFKQLGKVLYCSRIGLGFEYAVEQFKRRFADQCVFVDYLTRTWLPDKESWVNSIRSHPVATLEANAAIEAYHIRLKSKLFKEQSNSSSSRVDWLIHTLTTQVHSSYWLDQYSLDTGYLGSFRDKSILTNAWNKALHIPDVDVMLDESNLQFAKVISQSKRNLEYTIWDPGSEFSLCDCPWSRMGNLCKHVIKVSLLCKSQQAARPLVAAQVYQDRVLNFQLNPVTFDHGMPLVNCVQRGKGLSESGLRQPVHLDTNFQLKDNILFSPQYK, encoded by the exons ATGCCGAGAACGGAGGACATTCTCAAACTTCAGGTGCAAGATCCTCCATGCTTGGAGTTCTCTGCTGCTCATATCAAGTGGGAAAAAATAGAAGGAGGTCGTCAAGGTGGTGCTGATATTGCTGTAGTCCCATTTTCTAGAGTTGAGGATTTCGTGAAAGGAGAATCTTCCAATCCAGAATGTCCGGCTCGCTTTCGCATTGAATCAAGAAGGAAACGAACTGCAGGGAGTGTCAGCAAACCAAGGGTTGATGGTTATCTCGAATATATATT GTACTGGTGTTCTTATGGTCCAGAAGATTACCGAGTAAGTGAAGCAGGTGTTAGGAGTAGCTCAATCATAAAGCCTGCATCTGGGAAGGGCAGCAGACCAGGAAGACGTCACATGATGAGAGGCTGCCTTTGCCACTTTACTGTTAAGCGCCTATATGCACGGCCACATCTTGCTCTCATCATATATAACCAAAGAAAGCATATTGATAAGTCCGGAGCCCCTTGCCATGGGATACTTGACCGTGATGCTGTTGGGACAAGAGCTATGTATACTCAGAGAATTTCTGAGGAATTACGTCAAAAGATTATGTCCATGCTGTATGTTGGAATACCTATTGAGAATATTGTTCAGCACCATTCAGAGGTTGTACAGGGGCATGGGGGACCCCAAAATCGTGATGATTTTCTTTCTCGTATTGACGTCCGTAACATGGAAAGAGTTATTCGTAATTATTCACACGAGCTTCATATAAATGATGACTGTAGTGTGAAGATATGGGTGCAACGACATAGgaaattcatttttttctttcaagagAGCAGTGATTGTGAGCGTTTTGTCTTGGGCATTCAGACAGATTGGCAGCTAAAACAGATGTTGCGTTATGGACATAATGGCTCTGTTGCTTCTCATTCAACACTTGGATCAAAGAAACTACGG TTTCCATTATGTAGTTTACTCGTTTTTGACTCATCTCAAAATACCATTCCCGTTGCTTGGATCATTGCATCCTCGTTTGTTGATCAAGACATTCGTAAATGGCTTGGATTGCTAGTTGAAAGACTGCATGAGAAGGATCCTACATGGAAAATTGATACCTTTTTATTAGACAATCCTTCTTTTGAGGTTTCTACTATAAG GGAGGTTTTTCAATGTCGGGTTCTATTATGCATATGGCATGTTCGTCGCAGTTGGGTTAGGAATCTTCTTAACAAGTGTCCTAATTTGGATGTTCAAAGAGAGATATTTAAGCAATTAGGGAAAGTCTTGTATTGCTCAAGAATTGGGCTAGGTTTTGAATATGCAGTTGAGCAGTTCAAGCGAAGATTTGCTGATCAGTGTGTTTTCGTTGATTATCTCACAAGAACGTGGTTGCCAGACAAAG AATCGTGGGTAAATAGCATACGGTCGCATCCTGTTGCCACTTTGGAGGCTAATGCAGCGATTGAAGCATACCATATAAGATTAAAATCCAAGCTTTTCAAAGAGCAAAGCAACAGTTCCTCATCAAGAGTTGACTGGCTGATTCACACTCTTACAACTCAGGTTCACTCCTCATATTGGTTAGACCAATACAGTCTAGATACTGGATATCTTGGGAGTTTTAGAGATAAATCCATCTTAACTAATGCGTGGAACAAGGCATTACACATCCCAGATGTTGATGTTATGCTAGATGAGTCAAATCTTCAGTTTGCAAAAGTAATCTCTCAGTCCAAAAGAAATCTGGAATATACAATTTGGGATCCTGGTTCAGAGTTCTCATTATGTGATTGTCCATGGTCAAGGATGGGAAATCTCTGTAAACATGTCATCAAGGTCTCATTATTATGTAAAAGCCAGCAAGCTGCAAGGCCATTAGTAGCTGCTCAAGTTTATCAGGATCGTGTTCTGAACTTTCAGCTCAACCCTGTTACTTTTGACCATGGAATGCCACTTGTCAATTGCGTACAACGAGGAAAAGGCTTGTCAGAGAGTGGCTTGCGCCAGCCCGTACATCTTGATACTAATTTCCAATTGAAAGATAATATTCTTTTTTCTCCACAATACAAGTAA
- the LOC103503792 gene encoding UBA domain-containing protein 3 yields the protein MASRVKEEERIERTLRNLLKLPENRRCINCNSLGPQYVCTTFLTFVCTNCSGVHREFTHRVKSVSMAKFTAEEVVALQAAGNQRAREIYLKTWDPQRHSYPENSDLHRLRNFIKHVYVDRKYSGERGVDELPRLRLTEKDTSQERRKVAPYCGGLQNLQVEMPRSSSKRETRSPIFYYDERSSPRYSKENNRYGGYRRSFTRIEVVDDRIKDDKPGICRLSNGDSKAVIKLSRSQENLAKSSFAVEFNNKVTTGKKEPTRRVEEDARTNKGIDAGGSDQNVVCVNPVETKRDNIESLIDLSISSEPSDATAASSQTQQMPPSNNDNWNAFEPSSTKSTSTAPNANTLEALLFELTVPSTGADKNPTDGPANACTPATPSGSTLTPDFTMGQTVLPISVEASVAETKESVALQTSNASPPQLTSNKGGDIGLQVINGQQLPSTQQKQIFNYPSADFDLNSQLMTPAAVPNFEWTSSSGSNAQGYSSVSTDKIVAADSKPAQGATIGVGSQPPSLEKSSSTGRKELPLDLFTANYPQVRSSHPGWQTGTQHVMGQNLQYYPTPVAARPTNPFDLDDEKSKFYPQSARASMPPLTGLTERYGYQPEAQYSGTYVGQQVYGSIPSLRPQGVGNFGSSSFPSPFGSFNNTTQQPSSRSYPAPNNTNPTAPSFRNNPFG from the exons ATGGCAAGTCGCGTCAAGGAAGAAGAGCGAATTGAAAGGACCCTACGTAATCTTTTGAAACTTCCAGAGAATCGAAGATGTATTAACTGCAATAGTTTG GGACCGCAATACGTCTGTACAACATTCTTGACATTTGTCTGTACAAATTGTAGTGGAGTACA TCGCGAGTTCACTCACAGAGTGAAGTCAGTGTCAATGGCAAAATTCACGGCAGAAGAGGTGGTTGCTCTTCAAGCTGCGGGAAATCAG AGAGCACGGGagatatatttaaaaacatgGGATCCCCAGCGTCATTCTTATCCAGAAAACAG CGATCTCCATCGGCTTCGGAACTTCATCAAGCATGTTTATGTTGATAGGAAATACTCGGGTGAGAGAGGTGTTGATGAGCTCCCTAGGTTGAGACTT ACTGAAAAGGACACATCCCAAGAAAGGAGAAAGGTTGCTCCATATTGTGGTGGATTACAGAACTTGCAAGTTGAAATGCCAAGATCGAGTTCAAAGAGGGAAACCAGGAGTCCAATTTTTTACTATGATGAGAGAAGCAGTCCTCGGTATTCAAAAGAAAACAACAGATATGGAGGCTATAGGAGAAGCTTTACACGCATTGAGGTTGTAGATGACAGAATCAAAGATGATAAACCTGGAATTTGCAGGCTCTCAAATGGAGATAGCAAGGCGGTTATCAAGTTGAGTCGCAGTCAGGAAAATTTAGCGAAGTCTTCTTTTGCAGTTGAATTTAATAATAAAGTTACGACTGGCAAAAAGGAACCTACACGAAGAGTTGAGGAAGATGCAAGAACCAATAAAGGAATAGACGCTGGCGGTTCTGATCAG AATGTTGTTTGTGTTAATCCCGTGGAAACTAAAAGAGACAACATAGAGAGCCTAATTGATCTTAGCATCAGCTCCGAGCCTTCTGATGCCACTGCCGCTTCATCACAGACCCAACAGATGCCTCCATCTAACAATGACAACTGGAACGCCTTTGAGCCATCTTCAACGAAAAGCACTTCAACAGCCCCCAATGCAAATACTCTGGAAGCTTTGCTTTTTGAATTAACAGTACCATCAACTGGAGCTGATAAAAATCCGACTGATGGACCTGCAAATGCTTGCACTCCAGCAACTCCTTCTGGAAGTACTCTTACCCCAGATTTCACTATGGGGCAGACAGTACTACCAATCAGCGTTGAAGCTTCTGTAGCTGAGACTAAGGAAAGTGTAGCGTTGCAAACTTCTAATGCAAGCCCTCCGCAACTCACTTCCAACAAGGGTGGCGATATTGGACTACAAGTCATTAATGGACAGCAGCTTCCAAGCACGCAGCAAAAACAGATTTTTAATTATCCTTCTGCAGATTTTGATTTGAATTCACAACTGATGACTCCAGCTGCTGTTCCAAATTTTGAA TGGACTTCTTCATCGGGATCAAATGCTCAAGGATATTCAAGTGTTTCAACTGACAAGATAGTTGCTGCAGATTCTAAACCAGCTCAGGGTGCCACTATTGGAGTTGGATCCCAACCTCCATCTTTGGAAAAGAGTTCTTCTACTGGAAGAAAGGAACTTCCTCTG GACCTTTTTACTGCTAACTACCCTCAAGTTCGCAGCTCACATCCAGGTTGGCAGACTGGAACTCAACATGTGATGGGTCAAAACTTGCAGTATTATCCTACCCCAGTG GCTGCAAGACCAACAAACCCATTTGATCTTGATGATGAAAAGAGTAAATTTTACCCACAG AGTGCTCGTGCTAGCATGCCCCCTCTTACTGGCTTAACGGAGAGATATGGCTATCAACCCGAAGCCCAATATTCAG GTACATACGTGGGGCAACAAGTCTACGGGAGTATTCCGTCTTTGAG ACCCCAGGGAGTAGGAAACTTCGGATCATCCTCGTTCCCAAGTCCTTTTGGCTCCTTCAATAACACAACTCAGCAGCCGAGTAGCAGATCATACCCAGCACCTAACAACACGAATCCAACTGCTCCTTCGTTTCGCAATAATCCCTTTGGATAG